A segment of the Streptomyces sp. ITFR-21 genome:
CCGCAGCGGGGTGTGGGTGCTGGGCGACCCGGTGGAGTCCCGCCCCGGGCTGACGCTGGACCTCGACCCCCGGCTCGCCGACGAGGAGTTCGACCCGCGGCTGAGCGGCCCGCAGTACGCGCCCTCCAACGCCGGCCAGCGGCGCGAGGACCGCAAGCTCGCCGCGATCGGCATCCGGGTCGCCAAGGGCGTGACGATGCACGGCTTCGCGATCAACTGCGACCCGGACAACACCTGGTTCGACCGGATCGTGCCGTGCGGCATCCGGGACGCGGGCGTCACCTCGCTCTCGGCGGAGCTGGGCCGCCGGGTCCCGGTCGCCGACGTGGTGCCGGTGGTCGAGAAGCACCTGACGCACGTACTGACCACCGCGGTACCGCTTCCCCGGGCGGTGTGAGGGCGCGGGACCGTATCCACCGGCGGGACCCCGCGGGGCTCCTGGCGGACGCCCGGTGGGTTGCGGGGTCCCGCCGGAGGACGGGCGGGGAGCAGGCGGGGAGCAGGCGGGGAATGCACCCACGAGGCTGCTGGTTGCTCCCTGAGGGAGCCGTACGAATCACGGGCGTACGCTGGTGTTCGCCGAAGAATCGAAGTTGTAGGGAGCCGGTCGTGTCCGCAGTCGCACCCGACGGACGCAAAATGCTGCGCCTTGAGGTCCGCAACAGCCAGACCCCCATCGAGCGCAAGCCCGAATGGATCAAGACCCGGGCGAAGATGGGCCCCGAGTACACGCAGATGCAGAAACTCGTCAAGAGCGAGGGGCTGCACACGGTGTGCCAGGAGGCCGGCTGCCCCAACATCTACGAGTGCTGGGAGGACCGCGAGGCGACCTTCCTGATCGGCGGCGACCAGTGCACCCGGCGCTGCGACTTCTGCCAGATCGACACCGGCCGGCCGGCCGCCCTCGACCGCGACGAGCCGCGCCGGGTCGGCGAGTCCGTACTCACCATGGACCTGAACTACGCCACCATCACCGGTGTCGCGCGCGACGACCTGGCGGACGGCGGCTCCTGGCTGTACGCCGAGACGGTCCGGCAGATCCACGCGATGACCGCGGACCGGCCCGGCGGCCGTACCAAGGTCGAGCTGCTGATCCCGGACTTCAACGCGGAGCCCGCCCAGCTGGCCGAGGTCTTCGGATCGCGCCCGCAGGTGCTGGCGCACAACGTCGAGACGGTGCCGCGGATCTTCAAGCGGATCCGTCCCGCCTTCCGCTACGAGCGCTCGCTGGAGGTGATCACCCGGGCCCGCGAGGCCGGTCTGGTCACCAAGTCCAACCTGATCCTGGGCATGGGCGAGGAGCGGGCGGAGATCAGCCAGGCGCTGCGGGACCTGCACGAGGCCGGATGCGAGCTGATCACCATCACCCAGTACCTGCGGCCGTCGGTGCGGCACCACCCGGTGGAGCGGTGGGTGAAGCCCGCGGAGTTCGTGGAGCTGAAGGAGGAGGCCGAGCAGATCGGCTTCGCCGGTGTGATGTCGGGGCCGCTGGTGCGCTCGTCGTACCGGGCCGGGCGGCTCTTCCAGCAGGCGGTGGACCGGCGGGCGCAGGCGGCGGCCTGACCTCCGGCGGGCAGCCGGCCGACGGTCGGTGCGCCGTCGGCCGACGGCGACCTGAGGTTGCTCGTCTGTTGTTGACCGGATTCCGTTCGGAGACCGAGGCTTTTCATACGCGTTTGACCGGGTGGTCACCGGCTGGTAACACGGTGTGGTGACGCTGGATCCGCAGAGAATCCGCAGATAGTCGCATCAGCTGACCTTCCGAAGGGGACGCCATGTCGTCCAGGCCCTTGCGTATCGCCCCGCTCACCGTCCGTGTGACCGCCGGGCGCCCGCACGCGCCCGTGGCCGGGGCGCTGCGGGCCGTGGAGTCCTTCCTGCTCAGCGGCGGCCAGCAGACCGCCCGGCGCAACGCCTGGGCGGCGGTCGTCGCCGACCGGCAGCGCGCCAGGGACCGCCGGGAGGCCGAGCACGAGATGGCCGCCCTCACGGGCGGGGTGCTCGAACCGCGCTGACCGGCCAGCGGGCGACCGGCCGGGCCGGCCGCCCGCGGTGACGGCGTACCGACAGGCCACGTATCCTTTCCCGCATGGCGAGGAAGGAACCATCCGAGAATCCTGGGCGACTGAAGCAGATCGCCCAGACGTACAAGATGACCAGGCAGGCCGACTCCAAGATCGGGCTTGTCCTTGCGGCTGTGGGAATCGTCACCTTCGGTGTCATCCTCGCCATCGGCTTCTTGATCGACCACCCTGTCTACGCCGGCGTCCTGGGCCTCCTGCTGGCCGTGCTCGCCATGGCGGTCGTCTTCGGCCGCCGCGCCGAGACGGCCGCGTTCGGACAGCTCGAAGGCAAGCCGGGTGCGGCGGCGGCCGTCCTGCAGAACGTCCGCGGCTGGACCGTGACCCCGGCGGTCGCCATGAACAAGAACCAGGACGTGGTGCACCGGGCGATCGGCAAGGCGGGCGTCGTCCTGGTCGGCGAGGGCAACCCCAACCGGGTCAAGGGCCTGCTGGCCGCTGAGAAGAAGCGGGTGTCCCGGATCGTCTACGACGTGCCGGTGCACGACTACATCGTCGGCGACGGCACGGGCGAGCTGCCGCTGAAGAAGATCCGCACCACGCTGCTGCGGCTGCCGCGGTCGCTGAGCGGCCCGAAGACCACCGAGGTCAACGACCGGCTGCGGGCGCTCGGCGACATGATGAGCAACATGCCGATCCCCAAGGGCCCGATGCCGCGCGGGATGCGGATGCCGAAGGGGCGCTGAGCGCGTCCCCGTACGGCGGCCGGGTGCATGGCGGAGCCTGCGCCGGGCCGGGAGCCGCGAAGGCCGTGGGGCGGCGTACGGGCCGTACGACACGCGAGGGGTCCGGGTGCCGGTCGGGCGCCCGGACCCGCTGCCGTCCGCTCCACCCCGCCACCCCGCTCTCCCCGCCCTCGCCTCCGCCGCATCGCGCTTCGCGCCGCGGGCCTCGGGGACGAGGACTCCGGCTCGGAGGGGCGGGGGCTTCCGGGTCCGGGAGCGGGGGCTCCGGTGAGCGAGCCGCTAGACGCGGATCTGGACGGCCCCGGCCGCCTTGTCGTGCAGGCCGCGGGTGTCGCGGTCCCAGACGGCGGCCGGGATCACCAGCAGCAGCAGCACCGTACGGATCAGCACCGCGAGCGGCAGCAGCCGGCCGCCGTCCAGCCGGACGACCCGCAGCCCGAACAGCCGCTTGCCCGGCGTACTGCCGATGAGGGACAGGCCCACCACGCTCAACGCGCCGAAGACCAGCAGCGCCCACGGATTGGACGCGTTGTAGTCACGGTGTGCGATCAGGCCGTATGCGATCAGCACGCACAGAATCCAGTCCACGAAGACCGCGGCCAGTCGGCGGCCCACCGGAGCGATCGAACCGGGGCCCTCCTCGGGCAGACCCAGCCGCTCACCGCGGTAGCCGAATTCGACGCCCATCTCTTCGGCTGCCGCGCGGGGCCCCGAGAGCCACGATCCGATTGCTTCCCTGTTGTCCACGGGTCCACGGTAGCCCCCGCGGGAGGGGCCACACCGGGTGGGTGCCGGTCCCTCGGCGTAGCGGTTAACGCCTCAGAAACAAATGGGTCATGCTTGAGAAATGCCCGATCCCTATGGTCAGGGCAGTGTGCGCCACCGCACTGGCCGCACCTCGATCGCCAACCCGACCCGCGGGCCGGGCCTAGGAGGAGTTGGATGTTCCAGAACGCCGACGACGTCAACAAGTTCATCTCGGACGAGGGCGTCAAGTTCGTCGACGTCCGGTTCTGCGACCTGCCCGGTGTGATGCAGCACTTCACGGTCCCGGTGTCGTCGTTCAACCCCGATGACGAGCTCGCCTTCGACGGCTCGTCCATCCGCGGCTTCCAGGCCA
Coding sequences within it:
- a CDS encoding DUF4191 domain-containing protein is translated as MARKEPSENPGRLKQIAQTYKMTRQADSKIGLVLAAVGIVTFGVILAIGFLIDHPVYAGVLGLLLAVLAMAVVFGRRAETAAFGQLEGKPGAAAAVLQNVRGWTVTPAVAMNKNQDVVHRAIGKAGVVLVGEGNPNRVKGLLAAEKKRVSRIVYDVPVHDYIVGDGTGELPLKKIRTTLLRLPRSLSGPKTTEVNDRLRALGDMMSNMPIPKGPMPRGMRMPKGR
- a CDS encoding RDD family protein encodes the protein MDNREAIGSWLSGPRAAAEEMGVEFGYRGERLGLPEEGPGSIAPVGRRLAAVFVDWILCVLIAYGLIAHRDYNASNPWALLVFGALSVVGLSLIGSTPGKRLFGLRVVRLDGGRLLPLAVLIRTVLLLLVIPAAVWDRDTRGLHDKAAGAVQIRV
- the lipA gene encoding lipoyl synthase produces the protein MSAVAPDGRKMLRLEVRNSQTPIERKPEWIKTRAKMGPEYTQMQKLVKSEGLHTVCQEAGCPNIYECWEDREATFLIGGDQCTRRCDFCQIDTGRPAALDRDEPRRVGESVLTMDLNYATITGVARDDLADGGSWLYAETVRQIHAMTADRPGGRTKVELLIPDFNAEPAQLAEVFGSRPQVLAHNVETVPRIFKRIRPAFRYERSLEVITRAREAGLVTKSNLILGMGEERAEISQALRDLHEAGCELITITQYLRPSVRHHPVERWVKPAEFVELKEEAEQIGFAGVMSGPLVRSSYRAGRLFQQAVDRRAQAAA
- the lipB gene encoding lipoyl(octanoyl) transferase LipB codes for the protein MSELDFVHLGFGAEAVEYQQAWQEQRRVHAARFADEVPDTCLLLEHPPVYTAGRRTADSERPLDGTPVVDVDRGGKITWHGPGQLVGYPIVKLPRPVDVVAHVRRLEEALIRTAADFGLETCRVEGRSGVWVLGDPVESRPGLTLDLDPRLADEEFDPRLSGPQYAPSNAGQRREDRKLAAIGIRVAKGVTMHGFAINCDPDNTWFDRIVPCGIRDAGVTSLSAELGRRVPVADVVPVVEKHLTHVLTTAVPLPRAV